From one Halothece sp. PCC 7418 genomic stretch:
- a CDS encoding ATP/GTP-binding protein, translating to MLIRFRAENLYSFKEEIEFSMIPSPERNHAHHIFPKKKKNDIRLNRFATIYGANAGGKSNLVKVIKFAQDMVLEGVKPKAMIPIQRFRLSQDCLNFPAKFAIEFKVGKQMYEYGFELDSRFIYKEWLINFTRHSEHQLFERTTDSNGKAKLNFGSFFKKLDKKAQLLLEVFGEGTLPNQLFLNQSIEQNISYFQPAYEWFRRVLTIIEPMEPYIPVELQMDQHETFQDFLGKILRDADTGITSIETEEISLDDSNDFPEDAEELIKERLSDADGFFVKAPKFRFAAIKKDEQIHILKLVPIHTISNQREKVSFEFYEESDGTQRLIDLSPILYELLLSGEDDERVFIVDEFDRSLHPQLSRMIVELHLDEINSTRPSQLIVTTHQTSILDLDLLRRDEIWFVEKKPETGSTDLYSLYDFQPSQSKNIRKDYLYGRYGAIPFLGNIRALQLPVKK from the coding sequence ATGTTAATTCGCTTTCGCGCAGAAAATTTATATTCATTCAAAGAGGAAATAGAATTTAGTATGATTCCCTCGCCAGAAAGGAATCATGCTCATCATATTTTTCCAAAGAAAAAGAAGAATGATATTAGATTAAATCGCTTTGCTACCATATATGGGGCGAATGCTGGGGGAAAATCGAACTTAGTAAAAGTTATTAAATTTGCTCAAGATATGGTTTTAGAAGGAGTCAAACCAAAAGCGATGATTCCTATTCAACGTTTTCGTTTAAGCCAAGATTGTCTTAACTTTCCTGCTAAATTTGCAATTGAATTTAAAGTAGGAAAGCAAATGTATGAGTATGGATTTGAACTTGACTCACGCTTTATTTATAAAGAATGGTTAATTAACTTTACACGTCATTCAGAACATCAATTATTTGAGCGCACTACAGATTCTAATGGTAAAGCAAAGTTAAACTTTGGTTCATTCTTTAAAAAACTTGATAAAAAAGCACAACTACTGCTTGAAGTCTTCGGAGAAGGAACACTACCAAATCAACTTTTTCTAAATCAAAGTATTGAACAAAACATTAGTTATTTTCAACCTGCTTATGAGTGGTTTCGTAGAGTTCTTACTATTATTGAGCCAATGGAACCATATATTCCTGTAGAACTTCAAATGGATCAGCATGAGACATTTCAAGATTTTCTTGGTAAAATTTTACGCGATGCTGATACTGGTATTACATCAATCGAAACTGAAGAAATTAGTCTTGATGATTCCAATGATTTTCCTGAAGATGCAGAAGAATTAATTAAAGAAAGATTATCAGATGCAGATGGTTTTTTTGTAAAAGCACCAAAATTTAGATTTGCAGCAATCAAAAAAGATGAGCAAATTCATATTCTAAAACTAGTACCTATTCACACCATTTCTAATCAAAGAGAAAAAGTATCATTTGAGTTTTACGAAGAATCTGATGGAACTCAGAGATTAATAGATTTATCTCCTATTTTATATGAATTGTTATTATCAGGAGAAGATGACGAACGTGTTTTTATCGTCGATGAGTTTGATCGTAGTTTACATCCTCAACTCTCTCGTATGATAGTTGAACTGCATCTTGATGAAATTAATTCAACTCGTCCTAGTCAACTAATTGTTACAACTCATCAAACTAGCATTCTTGACTTAGATTTATTACGTCGAGACGAAATTTGGTTTGTAGAGAAAAAGCCAGAAACAGGTTCAACAGACCTTTACTCTTTATATGATTTCCAACCTTCTCAAAGTAAAAATATACGGAAAGATTATCTTTACGGAAGATATGGAGCAATTCCTTTCTTAGGAAACATTCGTGCTTTACAATTACCAGTTAAGAAATAA
- a CDS encoding metallophosphoesterase, which yields MKRRELLTLLGITGIGGIIATQLSSFDQANAQGSADLLGNPELSLPEGEPRLRFVSLADTGTGNNGQYAVAKAMTKFYRRSPFPLAILAGDNIYNNGEMEKIQTVFERPYQPLLQQGVKFYACLGNHDIRTKNGTQQLEYPYFNMQDRYYTFKRSIVQFFALDTNRNADWDQQLEWLDEQLSQSSAPWKIVFGHHNIYSSGVYGTNQRLVSQLTPLFKHYNVQLYINGHEHHYERTQPINGTTYLTCGAGAKLRPVGESDWTDYATSQLSFASYDVYADQMAIRGINKDGKMIDRAIISRKTNSD from the coding sequence ATGAAACGACGTGAACTGCTTACCCTGTTGGGAATAACTGGTATTGGTGGGATCATCGCCACTCAACTTTCTAGCTTCGATCAAGCGAACGCCCAAGGAAGTGCAGATTTATTGGGTAATCCTGAATTAAGTCTTCCCGAAGGCGAACCGAGGTTACGTTTTGTCTCCCTGGCTGATACGGGAACAGGGAATAATGGACAATATGCAGTGGCAAAAGCAATGACAAAATTTTATCGTCGTTCTCCGTTCCCCCTTGCTATTTTAGCCGGAGATAATATCTATAATAATGGCGAAATGGAGAAAATACAAACCGTTTTTGAGCGTCCGTATCAGCCTCTTTTACAACAAGGGGTTAAATTTTATGCCTGTTTAGGGAATCATGATATTCGCACCAAAAATGGGACGCAACAATTGGAATATCCTTATTTTAATATGCAGGATAGATACTACACTTTCAAGCGCTCAATTGTCCAATTTTTTGCCTTAGATACCAATCGCAATGCAGACTGGGATCAGCAACTGGAATGGTTAGATGAACAGCTAAGTCAGTCTAGCGCACCTTGGAAAATTGTCTTTGGACATCATAATATTTATTCTTCTGGGGTTTATGGGACAAATCAGCGTTTAGTGTCGCAACTGACTCCATTATTTAAACACTATAATGTTCAACTTTATATTAATGGTCACGAACATCATTATGAACGAACCCAACCCATTAATGGCACAACTTATTTAACCTGTGGTGCAGGGGCAAAATTACGTCCTGTGGGAGAATCAGATTGGACAGATTATGCTACCAGTCAACTGAGTTTTGCTAGTTATGATGTCTATGCGGACCAAATGGCAATCCGTGGGATTAATAAAGATGGCAAAATGATTGATCGCGCCATTATTTCTAGGAAGACCAATTCTGATTAA
- a CDS encoding RloB family protein: protein MAKQQRPFTRKSKKRKINKVYLIATEGEKTEEIYFNIFKNPEYRKNVQIKILRTKKGDSSPQAVLKRLQNEANKKNLDPKLGDELWVVIDHDAIHPDGHTKEQLQEIIDQCNKRENYFCAISNPSFELWLLLHQETPKTPPQTKLCEKELTKLLEKEYDKGNYDVSKLKPHIQDAINHAKKLDINELPTQTGTGVYRLVEKLIEN from the coding sequence ATGGCTAAGCAACAAAGACCTTTTACAAGAAAATCTAAAAAACGAAAAATAAATAAAGTTTACCTAATTGCAACAGAAGGTGAGAAAACAGAAGAGATATATTTCAACATCTTTAAAAATCCAGAATATAGAAAAAATGTTCAAATCAAAATACTACGAACAAAAAAAGGGGATTCTTCTCCACAAGCTGTTCTGAAACGTCTTCAAAATGAAGCAAATAAAAAGAATCTTGATCCGAAGTTAGGAGATGAGTTGTGGGTTGTTATAGATCATGATGCAATTCATCCAGATGGGCATACTAAGGAACAACTTCAAGAAATTATTGATCAGTGTAATAAAAGAGAAAACTATTTTTGTGCAATTAGCAATCCTTCCTTTGAACTCTGGCTCCTTCTACATCAGGAAACTCCTAAAACACCTCCTCAGACTAAATTGTGTGAAAAAGAGTTAACTAAGTTATTGGAAAAAGAATATGATAAAGGCAATTATGACGTGAGTAAGTTAAAACCCCACATTCAAGACGCAATCAATCATGCAAAAAAGTTAGATATTAATGAACTTCCAACTCAAACAGGTACTGGAGTCTATAGATTAGTAGAGAAACTCATTGAAAATTAA
- the hisA gene encoding 1-(5-phosphoribosyl)-5-[(5-phosphoribosylamino)methylideneamino]imidazole-4-carboxamide isomerase: MDIIPAIDLLEGKCVRLYQGDYNQVEVFSDRAVEMAKQWEEQGATRLHLVDLDGAKAGKPMNQSTIAEIVETVSVPVQVGGGLRDRASIAELLSLGVSNAIVGTIAVEQPELVQALCQEFPQQITIGIDARNGKVATRGWLETSEIRAKDLAQQMANQGAAAIIYTDIHRDGTLTGPNLEALRDLAENVSIPVIASGGMSSITDLLSLLSLEPIGVTGAILGRALYANKIDLREAVQAVGNGRLQDVPPNGDFPTFA; the protein is encoded by the coding sequence ATGGATATTATTCCAGCAATTGATTTATTAGAGGGAAAATGTGTTCGTCTCTATCAGGGCGATTATAATCAAGTGGAGGTCTTCAGCGATCGCGCTGTAGAAATGGCAAAGCAGTGGGAGGAACAAGGGGCAACTCGTTTGCATCTAGTGGATTTAGATGGGGCAAAAGCGGGAAAACCGATGAATCAAAGCACCATTGCTGAAATTGTAGAAACGGTTTCTGTTCCTGTGCAAGTCGGGGGAGGATTGCGCGATCGCGCGAGTATTGCTGAACTGTTATCATTAGGGGTAAGTAATGCCATTGTAGGAACCATTGCCGTTGAACAACCCGAACTCGTACAAGCCCTCTGTCAAGAATTTCCCCAACAGATCACCATTGGCATTGATGCCCGTAACGGAAAAGTAGCAACCCGTGGCTGGTTAGAGACTTCAGAAATCAGGGCGAAAGACTTAGCGCAACAAATGGCAAATCAGGGCGCAGCAGCGATTATCTACACAGATATTCACCGCGATGGAACGCTAACAGGTCCGAATTTAGAAGCATTGCGAGATTTAGCGGAAAATGTGTCGATTCCTGTGATTGCTTCAGGAGGAATGAGTTCAATTACAGATTTACTCAGTTTACTCTCACTTGAACCCATTGGCGTAACCGGTGCAATTTTAGGACGCGCCCTTTATGCGAATAAAATTGATTTGAGAGAAGCGGTACAAGCGGTTGGAAATGGGCGGTTACAAGATGTTCCTCCAAATGGCGATTTTCCCACATTTGCTTAA
- a CDS encoding Hsp70 family protein, with protein sequence MTESANYAIDFGTSNTVITRWNATTEQAEVVPLSGISQQLPHNPPLIPSLLYVEDASQEQVVVGQAVRDRALDIKSDPRFFRGFKRGIAAPVQGFLPELDGKTVDFEQAGEWFLEGLTQQLQQEANTEIESLVLTVPVDSFEAYRNWLTQVCTHLNAQQVRLLDEPTAAALGYGTTQDDVLLVIDFGGGTVDFSLVQLNLGEEGKQPLGFILKWGEKLLGETSSQKVKTARVYGKAGANLGGGDIDDWLVDYFAKTQGIEKSALITRLAERLKVQLSSQEAAEEVYFDETTLDTLELKLERDRFEEILRENQFFEQLDDLMTQVLQQGRRNGIETEEIQSVLLVGGTVQIPALQQWLEQYFDPSKIKCDRPFSAIASGALQLAQGFQLQDFLYHSYGVRYWNYRENKHSWHPIIKAGQPYPMTTPIELTLGASVENQPSIELIIGELGSENSGRTEVYFDGNRLVTRTLEDSETSVIPLNEDAKTIANLNPAGSPGRDRVKIQFWVDQQRSLRITVEDLLTEQVLLKERVVTELS encoded by the coding sequence ATGACGGAAAGCGCAAACTACGCGATTGATTTTGGAACGAGTAACACGGTGATTACTCGTTGGAATGCAACGACAGAACAAGCAGAAGTGGTTCCCCTTTCAGGAATTTCTCAACAGTTACCGCATAATCCGCCGTTGATTCCGAGTTTGCTGTATGTGGAAGATGCAAGCCAAGAACAAGTTGTGGTCGGTCAAGCGGTGCGCGATCGCGCTCTCGATATCAAATCCGATCCCCGTTTCTTTCGAGGCTTTAAGCGGGGAATTGCAGCACCCGTTCAAGGGTTTCTCCCTGAGTTAGATGGAAAAACGGTTGATTTTGAACAGGCGGGGGAGTGGTTTTTAGAAGGTTTAACCCAACAGCTACAACAAGAAGCTAACACAGAAATCGAGTCACTGGTGTTAACGGTTCCCGTGGATAGTTTTGAAGCCTATCGCAACTGGTTAACGCAAGTTTGTACCCATCTCAACGCCCAACAAGTGCGCTTGCTGGATGAACCAACCGCAGCAGCGTTAGGCTATGGAACGACGCAAGATGATGTTTTATTGGTCATTGATTTTGGTGGCGGAACCGTTGATTTTTCCTTGGTTCAACTTAATCTCGGAGAAGAAGGGAAACAGCCTTTGGGCTTTATTTTGAAGTGGGGAGAAAAGCTACTAGGGGAAACGTCTTCTCAGAAGGTGAAAACCGCGCGAGTGTATGGGAAAGCGGGGGCGAACTTAGGCGGTGGCGATATTGATGATTGGTTGGTGGATTATTTTGCAAAAACCCAAGGAATTGAAAAGTCAGCGTTAATCACACGGTTGGCGGAACGATTGAAGGTGCAGTTATCGTCGCAAGAAGCAGCGGAAGAAGTCTATTTTGATGAGACGACCTTAGACACCCTGGAATTAAAATTAGAGCGCGATCGCTTTGAGGAAATTTTACGGGAGAATCAGTTTTTTGAGCAACTGGATGATTTGATGACCCAAGTGTTGCAACAAGGGCGACGCAATGGGATTGAAACCGAGGAAATTCAGTCTGTGTTGCTGGTGGGGGGAACTGTGCAAATTCCTGCATTGCAACAATGGTTAGAACAGTATTTTGACCCCAGTAAAATTAAATGTGACCGTCCCTTCAGCGCGATCGCGTCAGGCGCGTTACAATTAGCCCAAGGTTTTCAACTGCAAGATTTTCTCTATCACAGCTACGGCGTGCGCTACTGGAATTATCGGGAAAATAAACACAGTTGGCATCCGATTATTAAAGCGGGACAACCCTATCCCATGACAACCCCTATAGAATTAACGTTGGGGGCTTCCGTGGAAAATCAACCCAGTATTGAACTGATTATCGGGGAATTGGGGTCAGAAAATAGCGGGCGGACGGAAGTTTATTTTGATGGGAATCGTCTGGTGACTCGTACGTTAGAGGATTCGGAAACCAGTGTCATTCCCTTAAATGAAGATGCAAAAACGATCGCGAATCTAAATCCTGCGGGAAGTCCAGGGCGCGATCGCGTTAAAATTCAATTTTGGGTCGATCAGCAGCGATCGTTACGTATTACCGTTGAAGATTTACTCACCGAACAAGTTTTACTTAAAGAAAGAGTTGTGACAGAATTAAGTTAA
- a CDS encoding DUF554 domain-containing protein, which produces MLIDFWLKTSGTWINILTVIIGTIIGLSLKQKLPAKIKTIIPQGIGLLTLWLGFSMAGELSQVQVGNFPGVIVGLMSIIIGGALGEWWCIEERLNGIGDWLKYQFRSSGQFTEGFVATSILFCVGPVALVGSINNGLLGDNTLLLLKAIMDGISSIPFASRYGIGVGFSVLVILVYQGGISLLAGLFAANLDNPANHPLILLITGIGGLMILGIGLNLLEIAKVRVAAFLPALLIAPLFYGLLQLLSYK; this is translated from the coding sequence ATGCTAATTGATTTTTGGTTAAAAACCAGTGGCACTTGGATTAATATCTTAACCGTTATTATTGGAACTATTATCGGACTTTCTCTAAAACAAAAACTTCCAGCAAAAATTAAGACCATTATTCCCCAAGGAATTGGTTTACTAACCCTTTGGTTAGGGTTTTCGATGGCGGGAGAACTGTCTCAAGTTCAAGTGGGAAACTTTCCAGGAGTGATTGTAGGGTTAATGTCTATTATTATTGGTGGTGCGTTAGGGGAATGGTGGTGTATTGAAGAAAGATTAAATGGAATTGGGGATTGGTTAAAATATCAGTTTCGTTCTTCGGGACAGTTTACAGAAGGATTTGTTGCAACCAGTATTTTATTTTGTGTGGGACCCGTTGCCTTAGTGGGAAGTATTAATAATGGTTTATTAGGGGATAATACATTATTGCTTTTGAAAGCAATTATGGATGGAATTTCTTCGATTCCTTTTGCGAGTCGCTATGGAATTGGGGTTGGTTTTTCGGTACTCGTGATTTTAGTGTATCAAGGGGGAATTTCGTTACTCGCTGGATTATTCGCTGCTAATTTAGATAATCCAGCGAATCATCCTTTAATTTTATTAATTACGGGAATTGGGGGATTAATGATTCTCGGAATTGGCTTAAATTTATTGGAAATTGCAAAAGTGAGAGTGGCTGCTTTTTTGCCTGCTTTATTGATTGCACCTCTTTTTTACGGGTTACTTCAATTATTATCTTACAAGTAG
- the alr gene encoding alanine racemase, whose product MVLSQNGVEVYSQSSLNTDRAWVEINENALSHNVKAIKQLLSPDTRLMAVVKADAYGHGAVKVAKTVIAAGGDAFAVATLQEGIDLRLAEITAPILVLGAINTVEEIQALSRWYLEPTLCSPQQGRFFAETLREMGKTLPVHLKLDTGMSRLGVLWEDAVAFVSEIQAYPELEIKSVYSHLATADEKDDTFMRLQQNRFDSAIAQLKTINFTPPCLHLANSAATLRDANFHYDLVRVGLALYGLSPSPELAGITPLKPALQVKARITQIKDLPAGAGVSYGHQFVTDRPCRIAVVGIGYADGVPRNLSNRLQVLLKGKKVSQIGAITMDQLMLDVTDCENVQAGDLVTLIGEERNQTITADDWAQALGTISWEILCGFKHRLPRIIT is encoded by the coding sequence ATGGTCTTAAGTCAAAATGGTGTTGAGGTGTACTCTCAGTCATCCTTAAACACCGATCGCGCATGGGTCGAAATTAATGAAAATGCCTTATCCCATAATGTGAAAGCGATCAAACAATTGTTATCCCCAGACACCCGCTTGATGGCGGTGGTGAAAGCAGATGCGTATGGTCATGGTGCGGTAAAAGTGGCAAAAACCGTGATTGCAGCAGGGGGTGATGCGTTTGCCGTGGCAACCTTACAAGAAGGAATTGATCTCCGTCTTGCCGAAATTACAGCACCGATTCTTGTTTTAGGGGCGATTAATACGGTAGAAGAGATTCAAGCCCTCAGTCGTTGGTATTTAGAACCGACCTTGTGTTCCCCGCAACAAGGGCGTTTTTTCGCGGAAACCTTACGGGAGATGGGAAAAACCTTACCCGTCCATTTAAAGTTAGATACAGGAATGTCTCGTCTAGGGGTGTTGTGGGAAGATGCAGTTGCTTTTGTCTCTGAGATTCAAGCGTATCCAGAATTAGAAATTAAAAGTGTTTATTCTCATTTAGCCACAGCCGATGAAAAAGACGATACCTTCATGCGGTTGCAGCAAAACCGATTTGATAGCGCGATCGCGCAACTGAAAACCATTAACTTCACCCCTCCCTGTCTCCATCTCGCCAACTCCGCTGCAACCCTACGAGATGCTAATTTTCATTATGATTTAGTCCGTGTCGGTTTAGCCCTTTATGGCTTGTCTCCTTCTCCCGAATTAGCGGGAATTACCCCGCTCAAACCCGCTTTACAAGTAAAAGCTCGGATTACCCAAATTAAAGACCTTCCTGCAGGTGCTGGAGTCAGCTACGGACATCAATTTGTCACAGATCGCCCCTGTCGCATTGCGGTTGTGGGAATTGGTTATGCCGATGGGGTTCCCCGTAATCTTTCTAACCGTTTACAAGTGCTTTTAAAAGGAAAAAAAGTCTCTCAAATTGGCGCAATTACCATGGATCAATTAATGCTAGATGTAACCGATTGCGAAAACGTTCAAGCTGGAGATCTAGTAACATTAATTGGAGAAGAAAGAAACCAAACAATTACAGCCGATGATTGGGCGCAAGCGTTAGGGACTATTTCTTGGGAAATTTTATGTGGTTTTAAACATCGTCTTCCTCGGATTATTACTTAG
- a CDS encoding Uma2 family endonuclease, translating into MVTQLTQNVYTPQEYLEWESDAQIRHEFINGEIIPMAGGTTRHNLITGNIYITLRLGLKGKNAPVYMENVRLWIPASEVFTYPDLMILDGDPIYYENTQTTVTNPVVIIEVLSESTRDYDQGRKFGFYRSLEMLQDYVLVDQKKCLVMLYQRGNEKQWNLQILEELTEEIPLESLGTKITLADIYEGIF; encoded by the coding sequence ATGGTGACTCAATTAACGCAAAACGTTTATACCCCCCAAGAATATTTAGAGTGGGAATCAGACGCTCAGATTCGCCACGAATTTATTAATGGAGAAATTATCCCCATGGCTGGAGGAACAACTCGACATAATTTGATTACAGGTAATATTTATATTACTTTAAGGTTAGGACTGAAAGGCAAAAATGCACCTGTTTACATGGAAAATGTGCGTTTATGGATTCCAGCCAGCGAGGTTTTCACTTATCCTGATTTAATGATTCTTGACGGTGACCCCATTTATTATGAAAATACTCAAACGACTGTAACCAATCCTGTGGTGATTATTGAAGTTTTATCTGAGTCAACACGAGATTATGATCAAGGGCGAAAATTTGGTTTTTATCGCAGTTTAGAAATGCTTCAAGACTATGTATTAGTGGATCAGAAAAAATGTTTGGTGATGCTTTATCAACGAGGAAATGAGAAGCAATGGAATTTACAGATTTTGGAAGAATTGACAGAAGAAATCCCATTAGAATCACTGGGAACTAAAATCACCCTCGCTGACATTTATGAAGGAATTTTTTAA